From a region of the bacterium genome:
- the lgt gene encoding prolipoprotein diacylglyceryl transferase — protein MYPVLFKIPLFGGITVYSYGVMVALGFIAALAWINYDSKRQGLNSAKSIDLAFYLILAAIVGSRILHVIVSERQRFIDDPLMIIRIWEGGLVFYGGLIAALAVAYWYMRKHRMPALKACDVFSPAIALGHAVGRIGCFLAGCCYGREADAASWYSVVFPNDPHTFAPPGLAVYPTQLMESAGEFMNFALLMIVRRYKRFDGQVLACYIMIYALIRLTMEFFRGDVERGFVWEPWLSTSGFISILLFAVGAYIYVHLRRRAKTAGRRGS, from the coding sequence ATGTATCCGGTTCTCTTCAAGATTCCCCTCTTTGGCGGGATCACGGTCTACAGCTACGGCGTGATGGTGGCTCTGGGTTTCATCGCGGCGCTTGCCTGGATCAACTACGACAGCAAGAGGCAGGGGCTCAACTCCGCCAAATCGATAGACCTCGCATTCTACCTTATCCTCGCGGCCATAGTCGGCTCCAGGATCCTCCACGTGATCGTGAGCGAGAGGCAGCGGTTCATCGACGACCCCCTCATGATCATCCGAATCTGGGAGGGGGGGCTGGTCTTCTACGGCGGTTTGATCGCCGCGCTGGCGGTCGCATATTGGTACATGCGCAAGCACAGGATGCCCGCGCTCAAGGCGTGCGACGTCTTCTCCCCGGCTATAGCGCTGGGCCACGCGGTCGGGAGGATAGGGTGTTTCCTCGCGGGGTGCTGTTACGGCAGGGAGGCGGACGCGGCCTCCTGGTATTCGGTCGTGTTCCCAAACGACCCGCATACATTCGCGCCGCCTGGGCTTGCGGTCTATCCCACGCAGCTCATGGAGTCGGCCGGGGAATTCATGAACTTCGCGCTGCTCATGATCGTCCGGCGCTACAAGCGGTTCGACGGCCAGGTGCTGGCATGTTACATAATGATCTACGCCCTGATCAGATTGACGATGGAGTTCTTCCGGGGCGACGTGGAGCGGGGGTTCGTGTGGGAGCCGTGGCTCTCCACCTCCGGATTCATTTCGATTCTTCTGTTCGCCGTCGGCGCGTACATATACGTCCATCTGCGAAGGCGCGCGAAAACCGCAGGCAGGAGGGGATCATGA